A window of Ignatzschineria indica contains these coding sequences:
- a CDS encoding lipoprotein-releasing ABC transporter permease subunit yields the protein MFRPLPLFMGLRYTAAKRKNNFISFISFVSIGGIALGVMTMIVVLSVMNGFQKEVAERSIAMAFHNQILSDQKGYIEEWEPLMTLSEKEQNVVGSAPFIEGQGLVNASGVMLPVQVYGIDPRYEARVSAIAHTITTKDPITGHYIEGSFDLLDDTPFGVLISRDMASRLGLSIGDYLSLVTSDINVTVAGVSPRMKRLKVVGFFRAGIYEYDISNIFVNLKDAATLYRLPKEAVTGIRLQLEDPMKARETAYYLQVKPEIEGQYSVYTWVNQFSALFKMIEIEKISMFLIMSLIVAVAVFNVVSMLVMVVTEKRSEIAILRTLGMPPRHIMAIFMVQGTFIGFFGALIGIILGLLIAFNVADIVRWIEKMVGKTLFEPSIYPISEIPSIVLFSDVATIAGIAFLLASVATLYPAWKASRTQPAEALRYE from the coding sequence ATGTTTAGACCTTTACCCCTATTTATGGGATTACGTTATACCGCAGCAAAGCGTAAAAATAACTTCATCTCATTTATCTCTTTTGTCTCAATTGGCGGCATTGCACTGGGTGTGATGACAATGATTGTAGTCCTCTCCGTTATGAATGGCTTTCAAAAAGAGGTCGCTGAGCGGAGCATTGCAATGGCTTTTCACAATCAGATCTTAAGTGATCAGAAGGGGTATATCGAGGAGTGGGAACCCTTAATGACGCTCTCAGAAAAAGAGCAAAATGTAGTAGGGAGTGCTCCCTTTATTGAGGGGCAGGGCTTAGTTAATGCTTCTGGCGTCATGTTGCCGGTCCAAGTTTATGGTATTGATCCTCGTTATGAAGCGCGAGTTTCCGCAATTGCCCATACCATTACAACCAAAGATCCTATCACGGGGCACTATATCGAGGGGAGTTTTGATCTACTCGATGATACGCCGTTTGGTGTTCTGATCAGCCGGGATATGGCAAGCCGTTTAGGTCTATCGATAGGAGATTATCTCTCCTTGGTGACCTCCGATATTAATGTAACGGTCGCTGGCGTCTCACCTCGAATGAAGCGCTTAAAAGTGGTGGGATTCTTCCGTGCCGGTATTTATGAATATGATATTAGTAATATCTTCGTTAACTTAAAAGATGCGGCAACACTCTACCGTCTCCCGAAGGAGGCTGTAACGGGAATTCGTCTACAGTTAGAAGACCCGATGAAGGCGCGTGAAACCGCTTACTATCTTCAAGTTAAGCCTGAAATTGAGGGGCAATATTCAGTTTACACTTGGGTCAATCAATTCTCAGCGCTCTTTAAGATGATTGAGATCGAGAAGATCTCCATGTTTCTTATTATGAGTCTGATTGTTGCCGTTGCTGTTTTTAATGTGGTATCGATGTTGGTGATGGTGGTGACGGAGAAGCGATCGGAGATTGCGATCTTACGTACCTTGGGGATGCCACCGCGGCATATTATGGCGATATTTATGGTTCAAGGAACCTTTATCGGATTCTTTGGGGCTTTAATTGGGATTATTTTGGGGTTATTGATTGCCTTTAATGTTGCCGATATTGTGCGCTGGATTGAAAAGATGGTTGGAAAGACACTCTTTGAGCCAAGTATCTATCCTATATCGGAGATCCCTTCAATTGTACTCTTCTCAGATGTTGCGACAATTGCCGGCATAGCCTTTCTATTAGCAAGTGTTGCGACACTCTATCCTGCGTGGAAGGCATCGAGAACTCAACCTGCGGAGGCATTACGTTATGAGTAG
- the lolD gene encoding lipoprotein-releasing ABC transporter ATP-binding protein LolD — MSREGSIVLDVRDISKKFIDQKSEIVIFQNLTFEIKKGDRIAIVGASGAGKSTLMHIISGLDQPTSGDIYLNGEHFNRLSEAKRGYLRNQYLGFIYQFHHLLPEFTALDNVALPLVIGGASIAKARHEAEQLLNRVGLAHRLTHHPGKLSGGERQRVAIARALVTKPSAVLADEPTGNLDEENAHAIFDLMCEINAEIGTALIVVTHDHSLARKMDQCWRLNEMQLHPVDRTAL, encoded by the coding sequence ATGAGTAGAGAAGGATCGATTGTTTTAGATGTGAGAGATATCTCGAAAAAGTTTATCGATCAAAAGAGTGAGATTGTCATCTTTCAAAATCTGACTTTTGAGATAAAGAAGGGGGATCGCATTGCTATTGTGGGTGCATCAGGTGCCGGTAAGAGTACCTTGATGCATATTATCTCGGGATTAGATCAACCCACAAGTGGAGATATCTATCTCAATGGCGAGCACTTTAATCGTTTATCGGAAGCCAAACGAGGATATCTTCGTAATCAATATCTCGGTTTTATCTATCAATTTCACCATCTTCTTCCTGAGTTTACGGCACTTGATAATGTGGCGTTGCCACTCGTGATTGGTGGAGCAAGCATTGCTAAAGCACGTCATGAAGCGGAGCAACTCTTAAATAGAGTCGGTTTAGCGCATCGATTAACGCACCATCCGGGAAAACTATCAGGCGGTGAGCGGCAACGTGTTGCTATTGCTCGTGCTTTGGTCACAAAACCCTCAGCGGTCTTAGCAGATGAACCTACAGGGAATCTCGATGAGGAGAATGCTCATGCGATCTTCGATCTCATGTGTGAGATTAATGCCGAGATTGGTACGGCATTAATTGTAGTCACTCATGATCATTCTTTAGCACGTAAGATGGATCAATGCTGGCGGCTTAATGAGATGCAACTCCATCCTGTTGATCGGACTGCTCTATAG
- a CDS encoding DedA family protein: MDWLMQVVDIFLHVDDYLEVIISQYGYWIYGILILIIFCETGLVVTPFLPGDSLLFAAGALAATGLMNIWILFGTLLVAAIVGDAVNYQIGQHLGVKPFRRDAKIFKLKYLEKTEEFYQRHGGKTIILARFIPIVRTFAPFVAGASRMCYRRFGTYNILGALLWTGSMLGAGYFFGQTQIVQENFSLIVLGIVFISALPIGIEVLKALITKYRNKVARDGDKA, translated from the coding sequence ATGGATTGGTTAATGCAGGTGGTCGATATATTTCTCCATGTAGATGATTATCTAGAGGTGATTATCTCTCAGTATGGATATTGGATCTATGGGATTTTAATATTGATCATTTTTTGTGAAACAGGGCTTGTCGTAACTCCTTTTTTACCGGGAGATTCTCTTCTCTTTGCGGCAGGTGCTTTAGCGGCGACGGGATTGATGAATATCTGGATTCTCTTTGGAACATTACTTGTCGCTGCCATTGTTGGTGATGCTGTTAATTATCAGATAGGGCAACATTTAGGTGTTAAACCCTTTAGAAGGGATGCTAAAATTTTTAAGCTTAAATATTTAGAAAAGACAGAAGAGTTTTACCAACGGCATGGCGGGAAAACGATTATTTTAGCGCGCTTTATCCCGATCGTGAGAACCTTTGCCCCTTTCGTTGCAGGTGCTAGTCGGATGTGTTATCGTCGTTTTGGTACTTATAATATTTTGGGTGCCCTTCTTTGGACTGGGAGTATGTTAGGTGCCGGTTACTTTTTTGGCCAAACTCAAATAGTCCAAGAGAACTTCTCTCTGATTGTCCTTGGAATTGTCTTTATCTCGGCATTACCTATAGGGATCGAAGTTTTAAAGGCCTTAATCACAAAATATCGAAATAAAGTTGCACGGGACGGAGATAAAGCATAA
- the rho gene encoding transcription termination factor Rho, producing the protein MNLTELKQKTAQELVDIAEEMNIQGLMRAKKHELIFAILQEQAEKGGEVIGDGVLEVLNDGYGFLRGVDSSFLAGPDDVYISPSQIRRFNLRTGDTVSGVIRAPKDNEKYFALVKVNEINYEPVSKNRRKIAFENLTPIHPNEPLKMELGNGSSEDITARLIDIVAPIGKGQRSMIVAPPKAGKTIMMQNIAQSIAINHPEAYLMVLLIDERPEEVTEMQRLVKGDVVASTFDEPALRHVQVAEMVIEKARRLVEHGRDVVILLDSMTRLARAYNTVVPSSGKVLSGGVDANALHRPKRFFGAARNIENGGSLTIIATAMVDTGSKMDEVIFEEFKGTGNSEIQLDRRIAEKRIFPAINVNRSGTRREELLMGPEELQKMWILRKLIHPMDEIEAAEFMLERMRETKTNAEFFQMMKG; encoded by the coding sequence ATGAATCTAACAGAACTAAAACAAAAAACGGCCCAAGAGCTAGTAGATATTGCCGAAGAAATGAATATCCAAGGACTAATGCGGGCTAAAAAGCATGAGCTCATCTTTGCCATTTTACAAGAACAAGCAGAAAAAGGTGGTGAGGTTATTGGTGATGGGGTGCTTGAAGTCCTTAATGATGGATACGGTTTTTTAAGAGGGGTAGATAGCTCCTTCTTAGCAGGTCCTGATGATGTCTATATTAGCCCTTCTCAAATAAGACGTTTCAATCTTCGAACAGGAGATACCGTTTCAGGTGTTATTCGCGCACCTAAAGATAATGAGAAATATTTTGCACTCGTTAAAGTAAATGAGATCAACTATGAGCCGGTTAGTAAGAATCGCCGTAAGATCGCTTTTGAAAACTTAACTCCTATTCATCCTAATGAGCCACTAAAAATGGAATTAGGAAATGGTTCTAGCGAAGATATTACTGCTCGTTTAATCGATATTGTAGCGCCGATTGGTAAAGGGCAAAGAAGTATGATCGTTGCACCCCCGAAAGCGGGTAAGACGATTATGATGCAAAATATTGCGCAATCGATCGCAATTAATCATCCAGAAGCATATTTGATGGTTCTCTTAATTGATGAGCGTCCAGAAGAAGTAACAGAGATGCAACGCCTTGTTAAAGGTGATGTGGTGGCTTCAACCTTTGATGAGCCTGCTCTGCGCCATGTTCAAGTCGCTGAGATGGTGATTGAAAAGGCGCGTCGTCTTGTGGAGCATGGTCGTGATGTGGTCATTCTACTCGATTCTATGACCCGTTTAGCACGCGCTTATAATACGGTAGTCCCCTCATCAGGAAAAGTTCTCTCAGGAGGGGTTGATGCCAATGCGCTCCATCGTCCTAAGCGTTTCTTTGGTGCGGCGCGGAATATTGAGAATGGCGGAAGCTTGACCATTATTGCTACAGCAATGGTGGATACCGGCTCGAAGATGGATGAGGTGATCTTTGAAGAGTTTAAAGGAACCGGAAACTCAGAGATTCAATTAGATCGTCGTATTGCTGAAAAACGGATCTTCCCGGCGATTAATGTGAATCGCTCAGGAACACGTCGTGAAGAGCTCTTAATGGGGCCAGAAGAGCTACAGAAGATGTGGATTCTTCGTAAATTGATCCATCCTATGGATGAGATTGAAGCTGCGGAATTTATGCTTGAGCGGATGCGCGAGACTAAGACAAATGCAGAGTTTTTCCAAATGATGAAGGGGTAA
- a CDS encoding type B 50S ribosomal protein L31, translating into MSKENTINYRPVVFQDASSDFAILTRSTIATKDTIVWTDGNEYPLARMEVTSASHPFFTGQQNILDAEGRVDRFRKKYGR; encoded by the coding sequence ATGTCAAAAGAAAATACAATCAACTACCGTCCTGTAGTGTTTCAAGATGCATCTAGTGATTTTGCGATCTTAACACGTTCAACAATCGCAACTAAAGATACAATCGTATGGACTGATGGTAACGAATACCCATTAGCGCGTATGGAAGTAACCTCTGCGTCACATCCATTCTTCACAGGTCAACAAAATATTCTTGATGCGGAAGGTCGTGTTGACCGTTTCCGTAAGAAATATGGTCGTTAA
- a CDS encoding quinone-dependent dihydroorotate dehydrogenase, whose product MIKKIIQKLLFKLDPECSHHLSFWGIRALTALPFVKNRLIDREKILEDPRLQREVFGLTFRHPVGLAAGFDKDAKLYQALGDLGFSFVEIGTVTPKGQPGNPKKRLFRLVDESAIINRMGFNNEGVDAARLRLLKRQHRLIIGGNIGKNKETPNEQAVDDYLTCFHTLFDVVDYFVVNVSSPNTPNLRALQEKAPLLALLQALQNANQKYQNPKPILLKIAPDLSNEQLQEIVEIVDESNIAGIIATNTTISREGIQSPLKAEAGGVSGAPLTERSLAVIRFLAKESQGRFPIIGVGGIMTAQDALDKLDAGASLVQLYSGFIYEGPQLIIDINRALLARLEN is encoded by the coding sequence ATGATAAAAAAAATTATTCAAAAACTACTCTTTAAGCTAGATCCTGAATGTTCTCATCACCTCTCATTTTGGGGGATTAGAGCATTAACGGCACTCCCTTTTGTAAAAAATCGTCTGATCGATCGTGAGAAAATTTTAGAGGATCCTCGCCTTCAGCGGGAGGTTTTTGGTCTCACTTTTCGCCATCCTGTCGGTTTAGCTGCGGGATTTGATAAGGATGCTAAACTCTATCAAGCGTTAGGAGATCTTGGTTTCTCTTTTGTTGAGATTGGGACAGTAACTCCGAAAGGGCAACCGGGTAATCCTAAGAAGAGACTCTTTCGTCTCGTTGATGAGTCCGCAATTATTAATCGAATGGGTTTTAATAATGAGGGTGTTGATGCTGCACGACTTCGCTTATTGAAGCGGCAACATCGGTTAATCATTGGGGGCAATATTGGTAAAAATAAAGAGACGCCTAATGAACAGGCGGTGGATGATTATTTAACCTGTTTTCATACACTGTTTGACGTTGTTGATTATTTTGTGGTTAATGTCAGTTCTCCCAATACGCCTAATTTGCGAGCTCTTCAAGAGAAAGCTCCGTTATTGGCGCTATTGCAAGCGTTACAGAATGCAAATCAGAAATATCAAAATCCAAAACCAATTCTACTTAAAATAGCCCCAGATCTCTCTAATGAGCAGTTGCAAGAGATTGTCGAGATTGTCGATGAATCAAATATTGCCGGCATTATTGCGACCAATACCACTATTTCACGAGAAGGCATTCAATCTCCGCTGAAAGCTGAGGCCGGAGGCGTGAGTGGTGCTCCTTTAACAGAACGATCTTTAGCGGTTATCCGTTTTTTAGCAAAGGAGAGTCAGGGACGCTTTCCGATTATCGGCGTAGGTGGAATTATGACGGCCCAAGATGCTCTAGATAAGTTAGATGCCGGAGCATCTTTGGTGCAACTCTATAGTGGTTTTATCTATGAAGGACCACAATTAATTATCGATATCAATCGAGCGTTATTAGCGCGATTAGAAAATTGA
- a CDS encoding citrate synthase, with protein MSTKDTVTFRNNRTGHEAEFPILDSVYGNSVIDIAKLNREMSMFSYDPGYVSTASCESAITYLDGEKGELLYRGYPIEQLAAKKDYLDVAYLLWNGELPDEAQSKEFKEIIMTHSLMHENMKSFLQGFRYDSHPMAMLVGSVASMAGFYHDKMNIFDPEHRMIIAHRLISKMPTIAAACYKHGQGQPIRYPRNDLSYAGNFLQMMFSTPCADYEVDPVAEKAIDVLFTLHADHEQNASTSTVRLAGSSGADPFTAIASGIASLWGPSHGGANEAVLVMLEEIGDVSNIDKFIAKAKDKNDPFRLMGFGHRVYKNFDPRARIIKGIADEVLAKYGNDPLMEIAVKLEEIALKDEYFVERKLYPNVDFYSGIIYKALGIPVEMFTPMFAIARTSGWISHWAEMIADPNMKIGRPRQRYIGPKIRDVK; from the coding sequence ATGAGTACAAAAGATACTGTCACCTTTAGAAATAATAGAACAGGACATGAAGCAGAATTTCCAATTTTGGATTCTGTTTATGGTAATTCTGTTATTGATATTGCGAAGTTAAACAGAGAGATGTCGATGTTTAGCTATGACCCAGGTTATGTCTCTACAGCAAGTTGTGAGAGTGCAATTACCTATCTTGATGGTGAGAAGGGTGAACTACTCTATCGTGGTTATCCTATTGAGCAGTTAGCGGCGAAGAAAGATTATCTCGATGTTGCTTATCTTCTTTGGAATGGTGAGCTTCCAGATGAAGCGCAATCAAAAGAGTTCAAAGAGATCATTATGACGCACTCTTTGATGCATGAGAATATGAAGAGCTTCCTTCAAGGATTCCGTTATGACTCTCATCCTATGGCGATGTTAGTAGGGTCAGTTGCTTCAATGGCGGGTTTCTACCATGACAAGATGAATATCTTCGATCCTGAGCATCGCATGATTATTGCGCACCGTTTAATCTCTAAGATGCCAACAATCGCAGCGGCTTGTTATAAGCATGGTCAAGGTCAGCCGATCCGTTACCCACGTAACGATCTCTCTTATGCAGGTAACTTCTTACAGATGATGTTCTCAACACCATGTGCTGATTATGAAGTTGATCCTGTTGCAGAGAAAGCAATTGATGTGCTCTTTACGCTTCATGCTGACCATGAGCAAAACGCGTCAACTTCAACGGTTCGTCTAGCAGGTTCTTCAGGTGCAGATCCGTTTACAGCGATCGCATCAGGTATCGCATCATTATGGGGACCTTCACATGGTGGTGCTAACGAAGCTGTACTCGTTATGCTTGAAGAGATCGGTGATGTTAGCAATATCGATAAGTTTATTGCAAAAGCGAAAGATAAGAATGATCCATTCCGTTTGATGGGCTTTGGTCACCGTGTCTATAAAAACTTTGACCCACGTGCACGTATCATCAAGGGTATTGCTGATGAAGTATTGGCAAAATATGGTAATGATCCATTGATGGAGATTGCTGTTAAACTTGAAGAGATTGCACTTAAAGATGAGTACTTTGTAGAGCGTAAACTCTATCCAAACGTCGACTTCTACTCAGGTATTATCTACAAAGCATTAGGTATTCCTGTTGAGATGTTCACACCTATGTTCGCAATTGCACGTACAAGTGGTTGGATTAGCCATTGGGCAGAGATGATCGCAGATCCAAATATGAAGATTGGTCGTCCCCGTCAACGTTACATCGGTCCTAAGATCCGTGATGTAAAATAG
- the eno gene encoding phosphopyruvate hydratase — protein MSAINSIIAREILDSRGNPTVWVKATLESGVSGTAAVPSGASTGAKEAVELRDGDQKRYGGKGVLRACENVNGVIAKALKGVEASDQKNVDEILLKLDGTENKSNLGANALLGVSLAVAHAAANEKGLPLYRYLAERESYTLPVPMMNILNGGAHADNSVDVQEFMILPVGVPTFAEAIRCGAEIFHELRKVLTEKGLATGVGDEGGFAPNLGSNEEALEVIMTAIKRAGYEAGKDVFLGLDIAASEFYKDGQYVLASENKSFTSAEFAAFLEDWVNRYPIITIEDGMDEEDWEGWAVLTEKIGNRVQIVGDDLFVTNTKILQEGIKRGIANSILIKPNQIGTLTETIDAINMADEAGYTSVVSHRSGETEDTTIADIAVATVATQIKTGSLCRSDRVAKYNRLICIEAELGDKAIYAGKKAFKSVKF, from the coding sequence ATGTCAGCAATCAACTCGATCATTGCACGAGAAATTCTTGATTCACGCGGTAATCCAACCGTATGGGTAAAAGCTACTTTAGAGTCGGGTGTATCAGGTACTGCAGCTGTACCTAGTGGTGCCTCTACAGGGGCAAAAGAGGCGGTTGAACTTCGTGATGGGGATCAAAAGCGTTACGGTGGTAAAGGCGTATTACGTGCATGTGAGAACGTCAATGGCGTAATAGCAAAAGCACTCAAAGGTGTTGAAGCATCAGATCAAAAAAATGTTGATGAGATCTTACTTAAATTAGATGGTACTGAGAATAAATCAAACTTAGGGGCAAATGCTCTATTAGGTGTCTCTCTAGCGGTTGCACACGCAGCAGCAAATGAGAAAGGTTTACCACTTTATCGCTACTTAGCTGAGCGCGAAAGTTATACGCTACCTGTTCCGATGATGAATATTCTTAACGGAGGAGCGCATGCTGACAACTCTGTAGATGTTCAAGAATTTATGATTCTCCCGGTAGGTGTACCGACATTTGCTGAAGCGATCCGTTGTGGTGCTGAAATCTTCCATGAGTTACGTAAAGTGCTTACAGAGAAGGGGTTAGCAACAGGAGTGGGTGATGAGGGTGGATTTGCTCCAAATCTTGGCTCTAACGAGGAAGCATTAGAAGTGATTATGACGGCGATTAAACGTGCCGGCTATGAAGCAGGAAAAGATGTCTTCTTAGGTCTCGATATTGCGGCTTCTGAGTTTTATAAAGATGGTCAATATGTTTTAGCATCTGAGAATAAGAGCTTTACTTCAGCAGAATTTGCCGCATTTTTAGAAGATTGGGTCAATCGCTATCCGATTATTACAATTGAAGATGGTATGGATGAAGAAGATTGGGAAGGTTGGGCAGTCTTAACTGAGAAGATTGGTAATCGTGTGCAGATTGTCGGGGATGATCTTTTTGTTACGAATACAAAAATCCTACAAGAAGGGATTAAGCGTGGTATTGCAAACTCAATCTTAATTAAGCCTAATCAGATCGGTACCTTAACAGAGACCATTGATGCGATTAATATGGCAGATGAGGCAGGTTATACCTCTGTTGTATCACATCGTTCAGGCGAGACAGAAGATACAACGATTGCTGATATCGCTGTTGCTACTGTTGCGACACAAATCAAGACAGGCTCACTTTGCCGTTCAGATCGTGTTGCAAAATATAATCGCTTGATCTGTATTGAGGCAGAGCTTGGTGATAAAGCTATTTATGCCGGAAAAAAGGCTTTTAAATCAGTAAAATTTTAA